A region from the Canis lupus dingo isolate Sandy chromosome 9, ASM325472v2, whole genome shotgun sequence genome encodes:
- the CCDC187 gene encoding coiled-coil domain-containing protein 187 isoform X8 yields MEPHQRTRANTFLWLGWVRRLAVELASLSPQGDNRKVGAAKSSPVCPRMPSPAFLRGDLQVSANAPSLASYDQPVTIQNALAVLRDLRQQIQTGLELAQSRHPRAGPELGRSKLWLQNLAGRKQQGPWSISDVRGPFSKSPQAGMEGKHSSLERAGSFPSGHHRNTLAGWESYPQKTGTAQGWNLSFQRPGSPPERLTSFPRRPWSASAGQASRLQRTGEAQGWNPSFLRSGSPSERLTSFPQRPWSASAGQTSRHQRTWTAYEDWDTPTRRPLSPLAQRAWSASFTQSAGTSGKGRGPLLPPSGVKRGWPRKEKEVRVPPPCQKPQGVLDHPYSSEALREFMHQKSLARQQQAMKEKASAVRALELRNQRLQDVYRKQREAVLSKAIPVVSQTTPGIVTFFPHCAQSRGLEAPGSLGSPVLEWSKVTSGMVLGDQEAPGSFCLCLNKALNRTETLETGGPQDSWEGTPVLMSARSSLGPLKLQDLTTRYPRPGVCIYLDPEESERLGMPGPLHFRYKQARLQALETMANVLKQRIDILTAKLHKSEAPDTVGDPVSDLSSSRPSMVPADPTPADPVCLGALVPNGSRGAPWDWTDMRARPLVSPTCFPGGQTLPWSPDWERRQSVSPRGHYNSRPRGFIEDGCLELDNRPARNTASFPALGSFIGSSLGVPAVLDPTCGSLQLEEMPAARRVGSVMPWTMRGCGQCLQHLANIPRKSPGFLKSLQPDLQEQEQALALLRQRAELEVWETQKALDQLLFKHCPQQLMKKHSTQARPDPASEREQPQVCGDLQPGTSPSTVTARPRSHPVLGREAAAALQGPQDGLWAQKDKSASAEPRQEVGPDQVSLQLPQARLYARVNPTHQWRLAGPWNANPGRPGRFTIQMLELSQREEKLRAQHQAALLRLREKTLEEKMRAELAWLEHQRRCLGSKGSAALLAALAERQQQALSRLEQEQASPPSDVAQDPEVQGKCPGVRGGSVAWVQCGPAVLSPVARWRLKLGKREIRCLQNTHLFSHKERMLLLQHQKDILSLRKAVKHLQQEFQARTGVPQSSGPGVKPAPMEGSKTSPQPKRPAQGSSCPPTPRGPRNLTSHGLQRSPERPGAQQLPIGQEDRTPPQATSATDSHRLPPRPLWGVDTLVASGWPDTGGQLAKSHSPVGQGDPQLNPSSLSSKEETRPLKGSPAQELQGRCSLGRGAPCSPPKASQVVEGSTSPAGSKLGLDFSSSPMEDPHQMESWWLGEQRIEPCWQEDPYNPFPQLEAAPLTAAPAPAPPSLREGSPLGLGPESESKYTPWSCSGSSAWSHTVSPVKELSCPSLQEFQKVSATLVQLSESSTSLLDWAAGDAPDGEPGRSGSELSEASSKVWDEENLLEPGPGADPALGHSSLAGGSSHLESGGVSCSALPSLDLGKEQEASGTSGSMISGLHAERAKQKSPEAARKPLPSKASSSSDLDLSLSSPSGSLTSEKVDLAKGEPVLLQASAGCPQEPGNADLSPSNDKKPQEAGSEPKVPGSLRAPPGDPGSLVALTPEGRAPGHSGGGDSPALEEACPTLASRVLPEILSPVDDVLSYSSADLQSSTHRDASLPPPPPTFPAESEASPTSPHSEDFPPPPEDAMFPRGPPEEDASIKTGEVPSLSKKALPEALSLGPQESGLFLGAGAHSGSFEDKLGGSRSDGGTQAVGSGWSEPIGWLGSPSWGAVGDAARQVMLQPPAPSRVACMAGDGLPVLLVAGGTGLSGTGQKGPCIDPPGAERAEAVDLVSSQLTRRILCDSLALVSELAQPAAR; encoded by the exons ATGGAGCCTCACCAGCGCACAAGAGCAAATACTTTCCTCTGGCTCGGCTGGGTGCGGCGGTTAGCTGTGGAGTTGGCCTCCCTCTCGCCCCAAG GGGACAACAGGAAAGTGGGGGCTGCCAAGAGCTCTCCTGTCTGCCCCCGGATGCCTAGTCCAGCCTTTCTCCGCGGTGACCTGCAGGTGTCTGCCAACGCACCCAGCCTGGCTTCTTATGATCAGCCTGTGACCATCCAAAACGCCCTGGCTGTCCTTAGAGACCTCCGCCAGCAAATCCAGACTGGGCTGGAGCTGGCCCAGAGCCgccaccccagggcagggccagagcTGGGGAGGTCAAAGCTGTGGCTGCAGAACCTGGCAGGGAGGAAGCAGCAGGGTCCCTGGAGCATCTCGGATGTGCGGGGCCCCTTTTCCAAGAGTCCTCAAGCTGGGATGGAGGGGAAGCACTCCTCCTTAGAGAGGGCTGGCAGCTTCCCCAGTGGGCATCACCGGAACACCCTGGCTGGGTGGGAGTCCTATCCCCAGAAGACTGGAACTGCCCAAGGATGGAACCTCTCCTTTCAGAGGCCTGGGAGCCCCCCTGAAAGGCTGACCTCCTTCCCCCGGCGGCCCTGGAGTGCCTCCGCTGGGCAGGCCTCCAGGCTCCAGAGGACCGGGGAGGCCCAAGGATGGAACCCCTCCTTCCTGAGGTCTGGGAGCCCCTCTGAAAGGCTGACCTCCTTCCCTCAGCGGCCCTGGAGTGCCTCCGCTGGGCAGACCTCCAGGCACCAGAGGACTTGGACTGCTTATGAAGACTGGGATACCCCCACCCGGAGACCACTGAGCCCTCTTGCCCAGCGGGCCTGGAGTGCCTCCTTCACGCAGAGCGCTGGCACCTCAGGCAAGGGCAGAggacccctcctgcctccctcggGAGTCAAGCGGGGCTGGccgaggaaggagaaagaggtaCGGGTGCCGCCACCCTGCCAGAAGCCCCAGGGGGTCCTGGACCACCCCTACAGCTCTGAGGCGCTGCGGGAGTTCATGCACCAAAAGTCGCTGGCCCGGCAGCAGCAGGCCATGAAGGAGAAAGCCTCGGCTGTGCGGGCCCTTGAGCTGAGGAACCAGAGGCTGCAGGACGTCTACAGGAAACAGAGGGAGGCCGTCCTCAGCAAGGCCATCCCTGTGGTCTCCCAGACGACCCCCGGCATTGTGACCTTCTTCCCACATTGTGCACAGTCCAGG GGCCTAGAAGCCCCCGGGAGCCTGGGGTCCCCTGTCCTGGAGTGGAGCAAGGTGACATCGGGCATGGTGCTGGGGGACCAGGAGGCCCCAGGCAG CTTCTGCCTGTGTTTGAACAAAGCCTTGAATCGCACTGAGACCCTAGAGACAGGCGGCCCCCAGGACAGCTGGGAGGGCACCCCCGTACTGATGTCGGCCCGTTCTTCCTTGGGCCCCCTGAAGCTCCAGGACCTGACCACCCGCTACCCGCGCCCCGGGGTATGCATCTACCTGGACCCCGAGGAAAGCGAACGCCTGGGCATGCCGGGGCCCCTGCACTTCCGGTACAAGCAGGCCCGGCTACAGGCACTGGAGACCATGGCCAATGTCTTGAAACAGCGGATTGACATCCTGACGGCCAAGCTGCACAAGTCAGAGGCACCGGACACTGTTGGGGACCCAGTCTCAGACCTGTCATCCTCACGCCCCAGCATGGTGCCCGCTGACCCTACGCCTGCAGACCCAGTCTGCCTTGGAGCTCTGGTGCCCAACGGGAGCAGAGGGGCCCCCTGGGACTGGACGGACATGCGGGCCAGGCCACTGGTCTCGCCCACCTGCTTCCCAGGTGGCCAGACGTTGCCATGGAGTCCCGACTGGGAGCGGCGGCAGAGTGTGAGCCCAAGGGGCCATTACAACAGCAGGCCCCGAG GTTTCATTGAGGACGGGTGTTTGGAGCTGGATAACAGGCCGGCAAGAAACACGGCTTCCTTCCCGGCCCTCGGCTCCTTCATCGGGAG CTCCCTCGGGGTGCCAGCCGTGTTGGACCCCACCTGTGGCTCCCTGCAGCTGGAGGAGATGCCGGCGGCTAGAAGGGTGGGCTCCGTCATGCCCTGGACCATGAGAGGCTGTG GTCAATGTCTCCAGCACCTTGCCAACATCCCCCGGAAATCCCCGGGCTTTCTCAAGTCACTGCAG CCGGACCTGCAGGAGCAAGAGCAGGCGCTGGCCCTTCTGCGGCAGCGGGCAGAGCTGGAGGTCTGGGAGACGCAGAAGGCCCTGGACCAGCTGCTCTTCAAACACTGTCCACAG CAGCTGATGAAGAAACATTCCACCCAGGCCAGGCCAGATCCAGCTTCGGAGCGGGAGCAGCCACAGGTGTGCGGAGACCTGCAGCCGGGGACCTCACCAAGTACCGTGACAGCCAGACCCAG ATCACACCCAGTGCTGGGCAGAGAGGCTGCTGCAGCCCTGCAGGGTCCCCAGGACGGGCTTTGGGCGCAGAAGGACAAGTCAGCTTCTGCAG agcccaggcaggAAGTGGGACCAGACCAAGTGTCTCTGCAGCTGCCGCAGGCCAGGCTCTATGCTCGGGTCAACCCCACCCACCAG TGGAGGCTGGCGGGGCCCTGGAACGCCAACCCCGGACGCCCCGGCCGCTTCACGATCCAGATGCTCGAGCTGAGCCAGCGGGAGGAAAAGCTGCGCGCGCAGCACCAGGCTGCGCTGCTGCGCCTGCGCGAGAAAACTCTGGAGGAGAAGATGCGCGCCGAGCTGGCCTGGTTGGAGCATCAGCGACG GTGTCTGGGCAGCAAGGGGAGCGCCGCCTTGCTGGCAGCCTTGGCAGAGAGACAGCAGCAGGCCCTCAGCCGGTTAGAGCAGGAGCAG GCATCACCACCGTCCGATgtagcccaggaccctgaggtgcAAGGGAAGTGCCCAGGGGTCAGAGGGGGCAGCGTGGCCTGGGTGCAGTGTGGTCCTGCAGTCCTGTCTCCTGTAGCACGTTGGAGGCTCAAGCTCGGGAAG AGAGAAATCCGGTGCCTGCAAAACACTCACCTGTTCTCACACAAGGAGAGGATGCTGCTCCTGCAGCACCAGAAGGACATCCTCTCCCTGCGGAAGGCTGTGAAGCATCTGCAGCAGGAGTTCCAGGCCCGGACCGGAGTGCCTCAG AGCTCTGGCCCCGGAGTCAAGCCTGCTCCGATGGAGGGGTCCAAAACAAGTCCACAACCCAAGAGGCCGGCCCAGGGCTCCTCGTGCCCCCCGACACCTCGTGGGCCCCGCAACCTCACCAGCCACGGCCTCCAGAGAAGCCCTGAGAGACCAGGAGCCCAACA ACTTCCCATCGGGCAGGAGGACAGGACACCCCCCCAGGCCACGTCAGCTACAGACAGTCACCGGCTGCCTCCAAGGCCTCTGTGGGGAGTGGACACGCTTGTGGCCAGCGGCTGGCCTGACACTGGGGGCCAGCTGGCAAAGAGCCACAGCCCCGTGGGCCAAG GAGACCCGCAGCTTAACCCCAGCTCCTTGTCGTCAAAGGAGGAGACCAGGCCTCTGAAGGGAAGCCCCGCACAGGAACTCCAGGGCCGGTGTTCCCTGGGCAGAGGggctccctgcagccccccaAAAGCCAGT CAGGTGGTTGAAGGCAGCACAAGCCCAGCAGGGTCGAAATTGGGGCTGGATTTTTCCAGCAGCCCCATGGAGGATCCCCACCAAATGGAAAGCTGGTGGTTGGGGGAACAGAG GATAGAGCCCTGTTGGCAGGAGGACCCCTACAACCCCTTCCCTCAGCTGGAAGCTGCTCCGCTCACTGctgctccag CTCCTGCACCACCCAGCCTGCGTGAGGGCAgccccctgggcctgggcccggAGTCTGAGTCCAAGTACACTCCCTGGAGCTGCTCGGGGTCTTCTGCATGGTCCCACACCGTGTCCCCTGTGAAAGAGCTGTCCTGCCCCTCTCTCCAAGAGTTTCAGAAAGTGTCCGCCACTCTGGTGCAGCTTTCCGAGAGCTCCACGTCCCTGTTGGACTGGGCAGCTGGGGATGCCCCAGACGGGGAACCTGGCAG GTCAGGGTCAGAGCTGTCAGAGGCGTCCAGCAAAGTCTGGGACGAGGAGAACCTGCTGGAGCCAGGCCCTGGTGCGGACCCAGCCTTAGGGCACTCCTCGCTGGCAGGAGGCTCATCCCACCTGGAAAGTGGTGGGGTGTCCTGCTCTGCACTTCCTTCCTTGGACCTTGGGAAGGAGCAGGAAGCTTCTGGAACCAGTGGGAGCATGATCAGTGGATTACATGCAGAGAGAGCCAAACAGAAGTCCCCCGAGGCTGCCCGAAAGCCACTCCCATCCAAAGCCTCTTCCTCCAGTGACTTAGATctgtccctttcctctccctcggGGTCCTTGACATCTGAAAAGGTGGATTTAGCCAAAGGAGAGCCTGTGCTTCTGCAGGCCTCAGCTGGCTGCCCACAGGAGCCCGGGAATGCTGACCTGAGTCCATCCAATGACAAGAAACCCCAGGAGGCCGGGTCTGAACCCAaggtccctgggagcctgagggctcCTCCTGGGGACCCTGGCAGTCTGGTAGCCCTGACACCTGAGGGCCGGGCTCCTGGGCATAGCGGGGGTGGAGACTCCCCTGCCCTGGAGGAAGCCTGCCCCACCCTGGCCAGCAGGGTCTTGCCTGAGATCCTGTCCCCTGTCGACGACGTGCTGTCCTACAGCAGTGCCGACCTCCAGTCCTCCACCCATAGGGACgccagcctccctcctccacctcccaccttccCAGCAGAGAGTGAGGccagccccaccagcccccacTCAGAAGACTTCCCTCCCCCACCTGAAGATGCCATGTTCCCTAGGGGCCCCCCAGAGGAGGACGCCTCCATCAAAACTGGAGAGGTGCCCTCCTTGTCTAAGAAGGCCCTGCCTGAGGCCCTGTCTCTGGGGCCCCAGGAGTCAGGGCTCTTCCTGGGGGCAGGTGCGCACAGTGGAAGCTTTGAGGACAAGTTGGGTGGATCAAGGTCTGATGGGGGAACCCAGGCCGTGGGCAGCGGGTGGTCTGAACCGATTGGCTGGCTAGGCTCCCCATCATGGGGGGCGGTGGGTGATGCTGCACGGCAGGTGATgctgcagcccccagccccatccaGAGTGGCCTGTATGGCCGGGGATGGTCTTCCAGTATTGCTGGTGGCTGGTGGCACAGGGCTGTCTGGCACCGGGCAGAAGGGCCCCTGCATCGACCCACCCGGTGCAGAGAGAGCCGAGGCGGTCGATTTAGTCTCCAGCCAGCTCACTAGAAGGATCCTGTGCGACTCACTAGCTCTGGTCTCAGAGCTGGCCCAGCCGGCGGCCCGCTGA